The sequence below is a genomic window from Pseudoalteromonas tetraodonis.
TGGTTTAGACGCCCGTTTATTTGCACAGTTACTTCACTCTAATGAGCTTAAGCGTCGCTTTGATGATGAGCTTAATTATGTTCGCAGTTTACCTATTCAAGGTTTTCCGTCGTTAGTATTAATACATAACAATCGCGCTTACCCTATTGCTATTAACTACACAGATTGGCGACAAACCCTGATTGAAATACAATCTTACTTGTAAACTTAATCCCACTATTTTCATCCCTGAATTGTAAAATAGGCCAATAAGGCTAATTTATTACCGTTGTCATAAAAGCGACTTTTTTACGCAACACGCTTGTCATTTTTAATCTATACACTTTCGCTCATTGAAACTATCTCGCTTTAAATTGTTTTTTTGTAAACAAGCTAAAGCGATTAATAAACACTAGCAAATCCGCTAATTAACGAGCAAAGGTGTATACGATGAAAGGCGTTAAACCATTAATTTTAGCTGGTATTGTAGCCGCAAGTGCAGCAGTCCACGCCAATGATTTAAACACGGTAATTGAGAAAAGCAGCGAAATTAATAATTTAGCTGCGCAATCACAAACAAAAATAGACAAGATTGCAGATTCAATGCAAGGGCGTTTACAGCAATTTAAAACCCTAAATAAAGAAATAGATGGCCTAGCCGTTTATAACGCACAGCTTACCAAACAGTTAAATAATCAAATAGAAGAGATGGAGTCGATTAATTTATCGATGGATCAAGTATCGATAATTGAACGCCAAATAACCCCTTTAATGCTTCGTATGATCACCGGGCTTGAACAGTTTGTTGCCTTAGATGTGCCGTTTTTAAAGCAAGAGCGTAAGCAGCGCCTTGAATCATTAAATGCAATGATGGCGCGTGCTGATATTTCATCAAGTGAAAAATTTCGTCGTGTTTTAGAAGCTTACCAAGTTGAGGTTGACTACGGACGCACTATTGAGGCGTATACCGCATTGCTTGATGTGGATAATAAAGAACGCGAAGTCGACTTTCTACGCATTGGTCGTTTAGAGCTAATTTACCTCACCCGCGATGGTAAACAAGCAGGTAGTTGGGATCAGCAGTCACAGTCGTTTGTTGCGCTACCAGATTCAACCATAAGCCAAATTAATAAAGGGCTTCGCATTGCTCGCAAACAACTTGCCCCCGATATGTTAACACTGCCAATTCACGCTGCAGAATAAGAGGTTTACCATGAAATTATTAACGAAAATGACAAAAATGGCCGTGTTTGCAGCCAGCTTAAGCTTTGTGGGCACCAGCATTGCCGCTGAGCCGATGAATTTAGATGCTTTATTAAAAACCTTAGAGCAGGGTAAATTAGCGCAATCAGAGCAAAATAAACAACGTGAACAAGAATTTGCAGCACGTCAAAATGAACAAGTGCAAATGCTTAAAAACACCCAAGCTAAACGTAACCAAATGCTTAGCGAGTCAGAGCGTTTAGAGACGCAATTTGAAGAAAACGAAATTAAAT
It includes:
- a CDS encoding DUF3450 domain-containing protein — its product is MKGVKPLILAGIVAASAAVHANDLNTVIEKSSEINNLAAQSQTKIDKIADSMQGRLQQFKTLNKEIDGLAVYNAQLTKQLNNQIEEMESINLSMDQVSIIERQITPLMLRMITGLEQFVALDVPFLKQERKQRLESLNAMMARADISSSEKFRRVLEAYQVEVDYGRTIEAYTALLDVDNKEREVDFLRIGRLELIYLTRDGKQAGSWDQQSQSFVALPDSTISQINKGLRIARKQLAPDMLTLPIHAAE